DNA sequence from the Candidatus Limnocylindrales bacterium genome:
GCAAGCTGTATCTGCCGCCCGGGGAATGGATGACGTTCGACGACGCCGTCACCTACACCGGACCGGGATGGATCACCGTGCGCGCACCGCTGCGGCGCCTTCCGATGCTGGCGCGCGTACCCTCGCTCATCCCGACCCAGAGCCTGGTGCAGCACGCGGGCGAGGTGCCCGAGGAGCCGCTGATCGTGCAGGTGTTCGCGGGCTCGCAAGGCCGCCGCGGCAGGTCCTCGCGCGCGGCGACGGCGATGTCGGCCAGCTTCGATGTCTTCGAAGACGATGGCCTCAGCCGCGACCACGAGCGCGGCATCCATGCCGTCACCCGCCTCAGCGTTCATCAATACGAAGCGTCGATCGTCGTCGAGATCGCCGTGCGCGAAGGGGCCTTCGAGCTGCCGGCACGCCAGGTACGGCTGATCGTCCGTGGCGCGGGCGATGCTGCCGAGGTGCGGTGTGACGGAAGGACGATGGCCGTTACGAACGCCCGCGGCGACGGAGGCGGGCAGGGCATCTGGGCCTGCCGCAGCGGCGAGGACCTCGAGATCGGCGTCATCGATGATGGCCGGTCGGCGAGGGTGCAGATCGTGCGCGAGCTCGCCGGTTAGCGCCCCCAACTGCACTCCCTTGTCCACTGACAAAAACGTCGGTCAGTTTGGGTCCCCGGGCGGCAAGACGAAAAAAGGACGCCGGCGTGCGCAAAGGCCGCCGCGCTCATGGCCGCAAAGTGGCGCGCCTTTTTGCGCTGCCGTGCACCGCGCGATTCCACGGCTGTCATTTCTACCCCGATGAGCCAGGTCGTTGTCTTTCTGTCCGAAAGGGCCGCGCCTAGCATCCACATGAGCGCGGGACGGTCGTGCGTGAACGCACGTATTCGCCACCTCCCGAGAGCGCTGACGACACATGCGACGGAGCTCGAGAATTCTCCTTGTCGGCGTGGCCTGCCTGATGCTGGCCTCCCCACTGCCTGCCCAGCAGGACGAGAACGTGGTCGTGGCCTCGCTGCCGGTGCAGCCCGGACAGCTCGACGCGGCTGCTGCCCGCAAGGCGATCGAAGAGGCCAACGCTCAGTGGCTCGAGGCGTTTCGGGCCGGTGACGCGGCAACGATGGCCCGCCTCTACACGGCCGACGCCAGCCTCTTCCCGCCCAGCCCCAGCAACGACATCCTCGAGGGCCGCGACGACATCGTTGCCTTCCTCCAGGAGCAGCGCCGCCAGGGCATGGAGCCGCCGGCCGTCCAAACCTCCGACGTCGTCATGATGGGCAACATCGCCTACGAGGTCGGCACCTACCGCTTCAGCTTCCGCAATGCGGCGGCCGACACCGGCAAGTACTTCGCCATCTGGAAGCATCAGCCCGACGGAACCTGGCGGTATCACGTGGGCATCTGGACCTCCGCCGCCAACGCCACCGTCGCCAACTAGCGACCGCCGATCGCAGTGCGTCTGCGTCGCGGCTGCTGGACCGTTGCAGTCGGCTTCATCTATGGTGCGCGGCCGTGGTGGATGCCGTTTCCAGTGCGCGGTCGCTGTATGGCGAGCTGAGCTCGGCTTCCGAGCGTATCGAGGCGGCGCGGCGCCTGCCCGAGGACGTGGCCGAGCTGCTCAAGCGGTCGCAGCTGTTCCGGCTGTGCGTTCCGCAGCGCTACGGCGGGCTCGAAGCCTCGCCGCGCGACATGATCGGCGCCATTGCCGAGGTCGCCCGAGCCGACGGCTCGGCGGGCTGGTGCGTCGCCATCGGCGCCACCAGCGGGCTGGTTGCCGGCTATCTCGCAGAACAGGACGCGCGCGAGATCTACGCAGATCCGATGTCCGTCGCTGGAGGCGTGTTCGCTCCGCGCGGCCAGGCGATTGCCGGCGACGACGGTTACACGATCGCCGGCCGCTGGCCCTTCGCCAGCGGCATGCAGCATTGCACGTGGCTGATGGGCGGCTGCATCGTCATGCGCGACGGCAAGCCGGCGCTGCTGCCGAGCGGAATTCCCGACTCGCGCCTGGCGCTGTTCCCGGCGGATCAGGCACGCCTGATCGATACCTGGAGCGTGTCGGGCCTTTGCGGCACCGGCAGCCACGACATGGAAGTGGACGCGCTGCGCGTACCCGAGCGCCGCGCAGTTTCGCTGATGACCGATCGGCCCGTCATCGACGACCCGCTCTACAAGTTCCCGGTGTTCGGCATGCTCGCCGTCGGCATAGCCTCCGTCTCGCTCGGTCTTGCTCGGCGTGCCATCGAGGAGCTGGTCACGCTCGCCGGAGGCAAGACGCCCACCGGCAGTCGGCGGCGCCTCGCCGATCGCGCCTACATCCAGATGCAGGTGGCGCAGGCCGAGGCGGCGCTCGGCAGCGGTCGCGCGTTCCTGCTCGAAGTGGTGGACGAGACGTGGACGATGGCATCGACGCAGGCCGAGATCCCGGTGCCGCAGCGCGCACGGCTGCGCCTGGCGGCGTCCAACGCGGTCACGCAGTGCATCCGCGCCGTCGACCTGATGTACGAGGCCGGCGGCGGGACTTCGATCTACCGCAGCAGTCCGCTGCAGCGATGCTTCCGCGACATCCATGCCGCGAGCCAGCACCTGATGGTTGCGTCTTCCACGTATGAGCTTGCGGGGCGCGTCCTTCTCGGCCTGGAGACGGATGCGGCCATGCTGTGAGGCCCATGCACGACATCACGACATCGACGTTCGAATGCATCCGCTTCCGTCGCGACGGCGACGTGCTGGTGGTGACCATCGACCGGCCCGGCAACGACCTCAACGCCGTCAACGAGGTCCTGCACGAGGAGCTGACCAGGCTCTTTCGCGAGCTGCGCCAGGAATCGCTGGCGCGGGCGGTGGTGCTGACGGGGAAAGGCCGTGCGTTCTCGGCCGGAGGCGACTTTGCCTGGTTTCCGACGCTGCAGGACCCGGGCAAGCTCGATCCGCTGCGGCGCGACGCCAAGCAGCTGATCTGGGATCTGCTCGACGTCGAGATTCCCATCGTTGCGGCAGTCAACGGTCACGCAATGGGATTGGGCGCATCGATCGCGCTGCTTTGCGACGTCATCTTCATGGCCGACAACGCCACCATCGGCGACCCGCACGTGCGAGTCGGCGTCGTCGCCGGCGACGGCGGCGTGGCGATCTGGCCACTGGCCGTCGGACCGGCGCTGGCCAAGCAGTACCTGATGACGGGCGATGCGCTGACGGCAGCCGAGGCCGAGCGCATCGGACTCGTCAACAAGGCGGTGCCGGCGGCGCAGGTCCTGGACGAGGCGATGAAGCTCGCGCAGCGACTGGCCGCCGGCGCACCGCTGGCCGTGCGCTACACCAAGATGTCGGTGAACAAGCTCGTCAAGGACGCGCTCAACATCGCCTTCGATGCATCCACGGCTCTCGAGATCCTCACCTTCAAGAGCGAAGACCACCAGGAAGCCCTCGCCGCGCTGCGCGAGAAACGGCCCCCCAACTTCCGCGGCCGCTGAAGAATGGGATCCGGTCCTGCATTGGAGCATCTTCGCGCGCTGCGTCGCGCAGGCCGCGTCCGTGCGATGCGCAGACGACGGAGCGGCGACACCAACCGCATGGCCGGACCCGCGGGCCACGCAGCGCAGCCGCAGCGGCCCTGAGCGCCGGCCGTGCCCGAGCTCCCCGACATCGTCGTCTATCTCGAGAGCCTCGGCCGCTTCGTCGGCGGCCGTCGCCTGCTCGGCCTGCGCATCTTCGGTCCCTCGGTCCTGAAATCGTTCGATCCGCCGGCCGCCGCTCTGCACGGCAGGAAGGTCTGCGGCGTCGAGCGCATCGGCAAGCGCATCGTCTTCGCGTTCGAGGACGATCTGTTCGTCGTGCTGCATCTGATGATCGCCGGGCGCCTGCATTGGAAGAAGGCCGGCGCCAGCGCCAACCGCAAGATCTCGCTCGCGGCGTTCGACTTCGAGCACGGCACGCTGATGCTCACCGAGGCGTCGCCCAGGAAGCGCGCATCGCTTTGGGTGGTGGCCGGGCGCGAGGCGTTGCGCACGCACGATCCCGGCGGTCTGGAGGTGCTGGAGGCGGCGCCGGAGACGTTCGCGCAGGCGCTGCGCAGCGAGAACCACACTCTCAAGCGCGCGCTCACCGACCCGCGCCTGTTCAGCGGCATCGGCAACGCCTACTCCGACGAGATCCTGCATCGCGCGCGCCTGTCGCCGATGAAGCTGACTTCCC
Encoded proteins:
- a CDS encoding enoyl-CoA hydratase-related protein — translated: MHDITTSTFECIRFRRDGDVLVVTIDRPGNDLNAVNEVLHEELTRLFRELRQESLARAVVLTGKGRAFSAGGDFAWFPTLQDPGKLDPLRRDAKQLIWDLLDVEIPIVAAVNGHAMGLGASIALLCDVIFMADNATIGDPHVRVGVVAGDGGVAIWPLAVGPALAKQYLMTGDALTAAEAERIGLVNKAVPAAQVLDEAMKLAQRLAAGAPLAVRYTKMSVNKLVKDALNIAFDASTALEILTFKSEDHQEALAALREKRPPNFRGR
- a CDS encoding acyl-CoA dehydrogenase family protein, translated to MVDAVSSARSLYGELSSASERIEAARRLPEDVAELLKRSQLFRLCVPQRYGGLEASPRDMIGAIAEVARADGSAGWCVAIGATSGLVAGYLAEQDAREIYADPMSVAGGVFAPRGQAIAGDDGYTIAGRWPFASGMQHCTWLMGGCIVMRDGKPALLPSGIPDSRLALFPADQARLIDTWSVSGLCGTGSHDMEVDALRVPERRAVSLMTDRPVIDDPLYKFPVFGMLAVGIASVSLGLARRAIEELVTLAGGKTPTGSRRRLADRAYIQMQVAQAEAALGSGRAFLLEVVDETWTMASTQAEIPVPQRARLRLAASNAVTQCIRAVDLMYEAGGGTSIYRSSPLQRCFRDIHAASQHLMVASSTYELAGRVLLGLETDAAML
- a CDS encoding DNA-formamidopyrimidine glycosylase family protein, with amino-acid sequence MPELPDIVVYLESLGRFVGGRRLLGLRIFGPSVLKSFDPPAAALHGRKVCGVERIGKRIVFAFEDDLFVVLHLMIAGRLHWKKAGASANRKISLAAFDFEHGTLMLTEASPRKRASLWVVAGREALRTHDPGGLEVLEAAPETFAQALRSENHTLKRALTDPRLFSGIGNAYSDEILHRARLSPMKLTSRIDDEEVRRLHAATVAVLSEWTQRLREQTGESFPEKVTAFRPEMAVHGKAGQACPVCGAKVCRIAYADNETNYCAVCQNEGRLLADRALSRLLREDWPKTLTELEERVAAKK
- a CDS encoding DUF4440 domain-containing protein, encoding MRRSSRILLVGVACLMLASPLPAQQDENVVVASLPVQPGQLDAAAARKAIEEANAQWLEAFRAGDAATMARLYTADASLFPPSPSNDILEGRDDIVAFLQEQRRQGMEPPAVQTSDVVMMGNIAYEVGTYRFSFRNAAADTGKYFAIWKHQPDGTWRYHVGIWTSAANATVAN